Proteins found in one Cellulomonas palmilytica genomic segment:
- a CDS encoding GNAT family N-acetyltransferase, translating to MARGWPAVLEDGPVRLRPLRRRDGTAWLALRARNASWLEPWDATSPVPVEGPRPTFAQFVRTLSAQARSGVSLPFAIDYEGELVGQVTVSSITYGSLRSGAIGYWISEHVAGRGIMPVAVALAADHCFTELGLHRVEVNIRPENGPSLRVVEKLGLRDEGVRERFLHIGDEWCDHRTFAITVEEVPGGLLARYRAHHPTR from the coding sequence ATGGCGCGCGGCTGGCCCGCCGTCCTCGAGGACGGCCCGGTGCGCCTGCGGCCCCTGCGCCGCCGTGACGGCACCGCGTGGCTCGCGCTGCGCGCGCGCAACGCCTCGTGGCTCGAGCCGTGGGACGCCACCTCCCCGGTGCCCGTGGAGGGGCCGCGGCCCACGTTCGCGCAGTTCGTGCGGACGCTGTCCGCGCAGGCGCGCTCGGGCGTGAGCCTGCCGTTCGCGATCGACTACGAGGGCGAGCTCGTCGGGCAGGTCACGGTCTCGTCCATCACGTACGGGTCGCTGCGCTCGGGCGCGATCGGGTACTGGATCTCCGAGCACGTCGCCGGGCGCGGCATCATGCCCGTCGCGGTCGCGCTCGCCGCCGACCACTGCTTCACCGAGCTCGGGCTGCACCGCGTCGAGGTGAACATCCGGCCCGAGAACGGACCCTCGCTGCGCGTCGTCGAGAAGCTCGGGCTGCGCGACGAGGGCGTGCGCGAGCGCTTCCTGCACATCGGCGACGAGTGGTGCGACCACCGCACGTTCGCGATCACCGTCGAGGAGGTCCCCGGCGGGCTCCTCGCGCGCTACCGGGCCCACCACCCGACGCGCTGA